The Lactobacillus sp. CBA3605 genome contains a region encoding:
- a CDS encoding glycoside hydrolase family 1 protein, translating into MQESRKMPKDFFWGNSVSSMQTEGAWNVDGKGLSVYDVRPATATTADWHDAIDEYHRYDEDLDLMQALHMNMYRIQISWSRIVPDGDGDFNPAGLAFYDRLVDGMIKRGITPMICLYHFDMPLALAQKENGFMSRHTVAAFVRFGKKIIEHFADRVKYWITFNEHNLYFSDEAFNISGYTTGDRSLSDLYTIFHHTMLAHAQLDAFVHATYSDVKIGGMLAYTPVYPATAKPNDVFAARQLDQFLNQNLNTAFVNGHYDHEVLTFIKNHHLDYDLQPGDEAILAAMHADFLAFSYYRSTTINADKIPAHTAPNRYLNFGMESNRFLEANEWDWPIDPLGFRNLITDLYNRYQVPVFPIENGIGIREHWDGQHPIADDLRIRYHAEHLKAMKDAMFLDGAQVLGYLGWGLIDIPSSHADIEKRYGVVYVNRSNHDLKDLKRVPKKSYYWLQAVLEKNGDEL; encoded by the coding sequence ATGCAAGAATCACGTAAAATGCCTAAAGATTTTTTCTGGGGGAACTCCGTTTCAAGCATGCAAACGGAAGGCGCCTGGAATGTGGATGGTAAAGGCTTATCCGTTTATGATGTTCGACCAGCGACGGCAACTACCGCTGACTGGCACGATGCGATTGATGAGTATCACCGTTATGATGAGGACTTAGATCTCATGCAAGCGTTGCATATGAACATGTATCGCATTCAAATTTCGTGGTCACGAATCGTCCCTGACGGTGATGGCGACTTTAATCCCGCAGGCTTGGCCTTCTACGATCGCCTCGTCGACGGCATGATCAAACGTGGCATTACGCCGATGATTTGTCTCTATCACTTTGACATGCCCTTAGCTTTAGCTCAAAAAGAAAACGGATTCATGTCTCGTCATACCGTGGCGGCATTCGTCCGTTTTGGTAAAAAAATTATTGAACATTTCGCTGATCGCGTTAAATATTGGATTACGTTCAATGAACATAACCTCTATTTCAGTGATGAAGCCTTTAATATCTCCGGCTACACCACTGGCGATCGGTCATTGAGTGATCTGTACACGATTTTTCATCACACGATGCTCGCCCACGCGCAGTTAGACGCCTTTGTACATGCGACCTATTCAGACGTCAAAATTGGTGGTATGTTGGCTTACACACCGGTCTACCCGGCGACTGCCAAACCGAACGACGTTTTCGCCGCCCGCCAATTAGATCAATTTTTGAATCAAAATTTGAATACGGCCTTCGTTAATGGACACTATGATCATGAAGTCCTGACCTTTATTAAGAACCACCATCTTGATTATGATTTACAACCTGGTGATGAGGCTATTTTAGCGGCAATGCATGCTGATTTCTTAGCTTTCAGCTATTATCGTTCAACCACGATTAACGCTGATAAAATTCCAGCGCACACGGCCCCTAATCGCTACTTAAATTTCGGCATGGAAAGTAACCGCTTTCTAGAGGCTAACGAATGGGACTGGCCGATTGATCCATTGGGTTTCCGCAATTTAATTACTGATTTATATAATCGTTACCAAGTTCCCGTCTTTCCGATTGAAAATGGGATTGGCATCCGTGAGCATTGGGATGGTCAGCATCCGATTGCTGATGACTTACGGATTCGCTATCACGCCGAACATTTAAAAGCGATGAAAGATGCCATGTTTCTAGATGGTGCCCAAGTGTTAGGTTACTTGGGGTGGGGCCTCATTGATATTCCAAGTTCACACGCGGATATCGAAAAACGTTACGGGGTTGTTTATGTTAACCGAAGTAATCATGATTTAAAGGATCTAAAACGCGTGCCGAAAAAATCTTATTATTGGTTACAAGCAGTTTTAGAAAAAAATGGAGATGAATTGTAA
- a CDS encoding energy-coupling factor transporter transmembrane protein EcfT, with amino-acid sequence MSQLLIGYTNRQTFLHRLSGSTKLLGFIGLSIIGMMTYDTRYLIGIMIFSLILFHFSKIKFHEISVVVSVIIGFSVLNLVMVYIFAPHYGVTIYGTEHLLLGTNQHYFNLTTEQLFYEFNLLLKYTFAVPLALIFLMTTNPSEFAASLNKIGISYRISYSVAIALRYIPDVQNDYRTISLAQQARGFELSKKATLPTRIRGGIQILLPLIFSSLDRIEIISQAMELRRFGKGKHRTWYRAQKFQWRDYLALTIVFLLILLGIAGFKLNGGRFWNPFKN; translated from the coding sequence ATGTCACAACTGCTTATCGGTTACACTAATCGACAGACTTTCTTACATCGACTCAGTGGTAGCACTAAATTACTCGGGTTTATTGGCCTATCAATCATCGGTATGATGACTTACGATACCCGCTATCTCATTGGAATTATGATTTTTTCGCTTATTTTGTTTCACTTTTCAAAAATTAAATTCCATGAAATTTCAGTTGTTGTCAGCGTCATTATCGGCTTTTCAGTGCTCAATCTGGTCATGGTTTATATTTTTGCGCCCCACTATGGTGTGACCATTTATGGGACTGAACATTTACTATTAGGTACCAATCAGCATTACTTTAATCTCACTACTGAACAATTATTCTATGAGTTTAATCTATTGCTCAAATACACGTTTGCCGTGCCCCTCGCACTCATTTTTTTAATGACGACTAATCCCAGCGAATTTGCGGCCAGTCTCAACAAGATTGGAATTTCTTATCGCATTAGCTATTCGGTTGCCATCGCTTTGCGTTATATTCCTGATGTTCAAAATGACTACCGAACAATCAGTCTAGCTCAACAGGCCCGCGGCTTTGAACTCTCTAAAAAAGCAACCCTACCAACGCGAATTCGGGGTGGCATCCAAATTCTTTTGCCTTTGATTTTTTCAAGTCTCGATCGCATTGAGATTATTAGTCAAGCCATGGAATTACGACGCTTCGGTAAGGGGAAGCATCGGACTTGGTATCGCGCCCAAAAATTTCAGTGGCGCGACTATCTAGCACTAACCATCGTCTTCCTCTTAATCCTCCTCGGCATCGCCGGCTTTAAACTCAATGGTGGCCGTTTCTGGAATCCTTTTAAAAACTAA
- a CDS encoding ABC transporter ATP-binding protein, with product MTAPIITFKDFSFQYDSQTEPTLRHLNLAIYPGEKVLIAGPSGSGKSTLGRCLNGLIPQSFKGKLSGEASVNGQAVQTTSIFERSLAVGTVLQDPDSQFVGLSVVEDMAFSLENDQQSQPQMQAATAKWAQTLHLQALLDQRPQALSGGQKQRVAMAGVLIDNSKILLFDEPLASLDPAAGKASMALIEQLTHTEALTVVIIEHRIEAVLEQPIDRLVIMSDGQIVANDRPEVILKTALLAQLGLREPLYLAALKLAGIDLHAVSHVADLQQLTVPNLTATLQHWTAGVALKSPVPHLDSLLNIDQLSFGYDPRKPIIDQLSLTLHRGEMVSLVGQNGTGKSTLSNLITGFLTPQAGHLTFDGHDLLTQSVKERADKIGYILQDPNQMLSKTLIFDEVATGLVLRGVATATIKKRVLATLKVCGLYEFRHWPISALSFGQKKRVTIAAILVLEPTMLILDEPTAGQDLKHYTEMMTFLTTLNQQQHLTIMLITHDMHLMLEYTDRTLVLGHGKIIKDAAPADVLTDTAIIKTAGLAKTSLYTLAAQHQLNPTEFVAKFVQAEREAR from the coding sequence ATGACTGCACCGATTATTACCTTCAAAGACTTTTCATTTCAATATGATAGTCAAACGGAACCAACTTTACGTCACCTTAATCTTGCCATTTATCCCGGTGAAAAGGTACTGATTGCCGGGCCATCAGGTTCAGGAAAATCAACGCTAGGTCGCTGTCTCAATGGTTTAATTCCCCAATCTTTCAAGGGTAAGCTCAGCGGTGAAGCTAGTGTGAACGGACAAGCAGTCCAAACAACTTCCATTTTTGAACGTTCACTGGCCGTTGGGACGGTCTTACAAGATCCCGATAGTCAATTCGTCGGCTTGTCCGTAGTAGAAGACATGGCCTTTTCCCTTGAAAATGACCAACAATCACAACCACAGATGCAAGCTGCCACGGCTAAATGGGCCCAAACATTACACCTGCAAGCGCTGTTGGATCAACGACCCCAAGCCTTATCTGGTGGTCAAAAGCAGCGGGTTGCCATGGCTGGCGTTTTAATTGATAACAGTAAAATCCTTTTATTCGACGAACCCTTAGCAAGTCTTGATCCCGCAGCAGGCAAAGCTTCAATGGCTTTAATCGAACAGTTAACTCACACAGAAGCTTTAACCGTTGTTATTATTGAACATCGCATTGAAGCCGTCTTAGAACAACCGATTGACCGGTTAGTCATCATGAGCGACGGTCAAATCGTGGCCAACGATCGACCCGAAGTTATTCTGAAGACCGCGTTGTTAGCGCAATTAGGCCTCCGCGAACCGCTTTACTTAGCCGCCTTAAAATTAGCTGGCATCGACCTACATGCAGTTAGTCATGTGGCGGACCTGCAACAATTAACCGTACCGAACTTAACAGCAACCTTGCAGCATTGGACAGCCGGGGTCGCCTTAAAGTCACCCGTGCCGCATCTTGATTCCTTGCTTAACATCGACCAACTTAGTTTTGGTTACGACCCTAGGAAACCAATTATTGACCAATTGTCGCTAACGTTGCATCGCGGTGAAATGGTTAGTTTAGTCGGCCAAAACGGGACTGGCAAATCGACTCTTAGCAATCTCATCACCGGTTTTTTAACACCTCAAGCGGGACACCTAACCTTCGATGGCCACGACCTCTTAACCCAGTCTGTTAAAGAGCGTGCAGACAAAATTGGTTATATTTTACAAGATCCTAATCAAATGCTATCAAAGACATTGATTTTTGATGAAGTCGCAACTGGGCTGGTTTTACGTGGCGTTGCGACCGCCACTATTAAAAAGCGCGTCTTAGCCACTTTAAAAGTCTGTGGCCTTTACGAATTTCGCCATTGGCCTATCTCAGCCTTAAGCTTCGGTCAGAAAAAACGCGTGACCATTGCGGCTATTTTAGTCTTGGAACCAACCATGCTCATCTTAGATGAACCCACGGCCGGCCAAGATTTAAAGCACTATACTGAAATGATGACCTTCTTAACGACGCTTAATCAGCAACAGCATTTGACGATTATGCTCATCACCCATGATATGCACCTGATGCTTGAATATACCGACCGGACCCTCGTGTTAGGGCATGGCAAAATCATCAAAGATGCGGCCCCCGCTGACGTCTTAACCGATACCGCCATCATCAAAACCGCTGGCTTGGCTAAAACAAGTCTCTACACGTTAGCGGCGCAACACCAACTCAATCCAACCGAATTTGTCGCTAAATTCGTCCAAGCGGAACGGGAGGCGCGTTAA
- a CDS encoding ECF-type riboflavin transporter substrate-binding protein, with protein sequence MQNKQSTSIRTVVATGIGAAVIFVLMKFVAIPTGVPNTQFNVAMGFLALLGAIFGPVAAGLAVFIGHALNDFVTYGSPWWTWVIVDGLIGVAFGLAKNRLKIDQGVLSKAKLIWFNLYQIVINFIGWVILAPTGDIIIYHEPASKVYVQGITTWIVDSISVAVIGTILLVLYARTRTQHGSLKKER encoded by the coding sequence ATGCAAAATAAACAATCAACTTCCATTCGGACCGTTGTCGCCACTGGTATCGGCGCAGCTGTCATTTTTGTCCTCATGAAATTTGTCGCCATCCCAACCGGAGTCCCGAATACGCAATTTAACGTTGCCATGGGATTTTTAGCCTTACTAGGTGCCATTTTTGGCCCCGTTGCAGCTGGATTAGCCGTTTTTATCGGGCATGCTTTAAATGATTTTGTCACTTACGGTTCCCCTTGGTGGACTTGGGTCATTGTCGATGGCTTAATTGGGGTGGCTTTTGGGCTTGCCAAAAATCGCCTTAAGATTGACCAGGGGGTTTTAAGTAAAGCTAAGTTAATCTGGTTCAACCTCTACCAAATTGTCATTAACTTTATCGGCTGGGTTATCTTAGCACCCACCGGTGACATTATTATTTATCACGAACCTGCTAGCAAGGTCTATGTTCAAGGTATCACCACTTGGATTGTCGACTCAATTTCAGTGGCCGTCATTGGGACCATCCTGCTCGTTTTATACGCCCGGACGCGGACTCAACATGGCAGCTTAAAAAAGGAACGTTAA
- a CDS encoding GntR family transcriptional regulator — translation MAYKYEAIATSLRQDIKTGKYAPGELMPDQNKLATTFDTTRITIHKAIQLLIIEGMVYSKRGAGTFVRKDFGLKEQRQASQVDRPLGTTRTNQGKKVTSKVLELQARLPTAHEAEQLMIDEMDPVYVIRRTRFVDGKIWAYEHTLMPTSIVTLTRNVLEGSIYGYLEQVRGMSLAGSHRLISAAKATAEDVEAMAAQLGDPVLVIKQVSYTDDGQPFELSESHFPYASSTVVADIQVH, via the coding sequence TTGGCTTACAAGTATGAAGCCATCGCAACTAGTTTGCGGCAAGATATCAAAACCGGTAAGTATGCCCCAGGTGAATTGATGCCGGATCAAAATAAGTTAGCAACCACGTTTGACACTACGCGTATTACAATCCATAAAGCCATTCAGTTATTGATTATTGAAGGGATGGTTTATTCTAAGCGGGGGGCCGGGACTTTTGTGCGAAAAGATTTCGGGCTAAAAGAACAGCGGCAGGCGAGCCAAGTCGACCGCCCTTTAGGGACAACGCGAACCAATCAGGGTAAAAAGGTGACCAGTAAAGTGTTAGAATTACAGGCTCGCTTACCAACCGCCCACGAAGCTGAACAACTCATGATTGATGAGATGGATCCCGTTTACGTGATTCGGCGAACACGATTCGTGGATGGCAAAATTTGGGCCTACGAGCATACACTGATGCCCACCAGTATTGTGACCTTAACGAGAAACGTGTTAGAAGGTTCAATCTATGGTTATTTGGAACAGGTTCGCGGCATGTCGTTAGCTGGTTCTCATCGGCTGATTTCGGCGGCAAAAGCGACGGCCGAAGATGTTGAAGCGATGGCTGCTCAGCTTGGTGATCCGGTACTTGTGATTAAGCAAGTCAGTTACACGGATGATGGGCAACCTTTTGAATTATCAGAATCGCATTTTCCGTATGCCAGTAGTACCGTTGTGGCGGATATTCAGGTGCACTAA